One Bacteroidota bacterium genomic window carries:
- a CDS encoding response regulator, whose product MTEKIFEGISSKTIERSTKLEETIDWSAKTILIAEDEDVNFLYLQSALQKTKVNILRAHNGEEALEMARIYPNIDLILMDIKMPKMNGIEATRAVKSFRKDVIVVAQTAFAMEEDKQNCFSVGVDDFLAKPVRYKLLYDTLAKYLA is encoded by the coding sequence ATGACAGAAAAGATTTTTGAAGGTATATCGTCGAAAACTATCGAGAGGAGTACAAAATTGGAAGAGACAATCGACTGGAGCGCCAAAACAATATTAATTGCGGAAGATGAAGATGTGAATTTCCTTTACCTGCAATCTGCATTGCAAAAGACCAAGGTAAACATTCTACGGGCTCATAATGGCGAGGAAGCATTGGAAATGGCCCGAATCTATCCGAATATCGATTTAATTCTCATGGATATTAAAATGCCAAAGATGAATGGAATCGAAGCCACCAGAGCAGTAAAATCGTTTCGCAAGGATGTGATTGTCGTGGCACAAACCGCTTTTGCCATGGAAGAAGATAAACAAAATTGCTTTTCGGTAGGTGTTGATGATTTTCTGGCTAAACCGGTTCGTTATAAACTTTTGTACGATACATTAGCGAAATATTTAGCATAG
- the metA gene encoding homoserine O-succinyltransferase encodes MPLNIPDKLPSVEILEQENIFVMKETQAIHQDIRPLRLVLLNLMPLKIKTETHILRLLSNTPLQVEIVLLHTREHISKNTPLEHLKAFYKSFDEIKDQKYDGLIVTGAPVEQLDFEQVDYWDEIKRVMDWSLSNVTSSLFICWGAQAGLYHFYKVPKYPLKEKMFGVFDHTLYNRHIPLIRGFDEVFQAPHSRHTEIRRNDIIGIGDLEIISESNEAGVYIVMEKTGRQIFVTGHSEYDPSTLLEEYQRDLARGLDIQVPKNYFPNDDPTQPPRVRWRSHANLLFSNWLNYYVYQATPYNINEIG; translated from the coding sequence ATGCCATTAAACATCCCCGATAAACTTCCCTCTGTTGAAATTCTAGAGCAGGAGAATATTTTTGTGATGAAAGAAACTCAGGCCATTCATCAGGATATCCGACCGCTCAGATTGGTGTTGCTTAACCTGATGCCTTTAAAAATTAAAACTGAGACCCATATATTGCGCCTGCTTTCGAATACTCCTTTACAGGTCGAAATTGTTTTATTGCACACCCGCGAGCATATTTCGAAAAATACACCCCTGGAACACCTGAAGGCCTTTTACAAATCTTTCGACGAAATTAAAGATCAAAAATACGATGGTTTAATTGTAACCGGGGCACCTGTGGAGCAGCTCGATTTTGAACAAGTCGATTACTGGGATGAAATTAAGCGGGTAATGGACTGGTCGTTAAGTAATGTAACCTCATCGCTTTTTATTTGTTGGGGCGCGCAGGCCGGATTGTACCATTTTTATAAGGTTCCTAAATACCCTCTTAAAGAAAAAATGTTTGGTGTGTTCGACCATACTTTGTACAACCGCCATATACCGCTCATCAGAGGGTTCGACGAGGTTTTTCAGGCTCCCCATTCCCGGCATACAGAAATAAGGCGCAACGATATTATTGGCATTGGCGATCTGGAGATAATATCGGAGTCGAACGAAGCCGGAGTTTACATTGTAATGGAGAAAACAGGCCGTCAGATTTTTGTTACCGGACACTCAGAATACGATCCGAGTACTTTGCTGGAAGAATATCAGCGCGATTTGGCCCGTGGACTGGACATACAGGTACCCAAAAACTACTTTCCAAACGACGATCCTACGCAACCGCCCAGGGTGCGTTGGCGCAGTCATGCCAACTTGCTGTTTTCAAATTGGTTAAACTATTATGTTTATCAGGCTACTCCATACAATATCAACGAAATCGGATAA
- a CDS encoding T9SS type A sorting domain-containing protein, producing the protein MAKKLCFLSIGLLGGMLTVLVSAQQQVIASSGGEGVAADVNLQWTLGESIVYSSAVVTGAQLTQGFQQPGYEVTTLVDAPGLAFELMVFPIPSSDFLTISVGEDGMPGMTAVLLNMSGSVIKQQLLYLNQNQIDMQVLPAGLYLLNISDNSGKLLKSFKIAKP; encoded by the coding sequence ATGGCAAAAAAGTTATGTTTTCTCAGTATTGGTTTGCTGGGTGGTATGCTGACCGTTTTAGTATCAGCCCAGCAGCAGGTAATTGCCAGTTCAGGGGGAGAAGGGGTAGCAGCGGATGTGAACCTTCAGTGGACACTCGGAGAGAGTATTGTCTATTCTTCTGCGGTAGTTACAGGAGCCCAGCTTACACAGGGTTTTCAGCAACCTGGGTATGAAGTAACCACTCTTGTCGATGCACCCGGCCTGGCATTCGAATTAATGGTCTTTCCCATTCCATCCTCCGATTTTCTTACTATTTCTGTAGGAGAAGACGGAATGCCTGGAATGACCGCTGTTCTTTTAAATATGAGCGGTAGTGTTATTAAACAACAATTGTTGTACCTGAATCAAAATCAGATTGATATGCAGGTGCTGCCAGCCGGCTTATACCTGTTGAATATTTCGGATAATTCAGGTAAATTATTAAAATCCTTCAAAATTGCTAAACCCTAA
- a CDS encoding YjbQ family protein: MVRQQELVLKGYSRGFHLITPLIEQELESQPETGLLNILLKHTSAGICLNENADPSVRADFRSFFDRLVPENQGYITHTLEGSDDMPAHLKSALVGASLSIPITKGRLNLGTWQGIYFCEFRNSGGPRNLVLTIIH, from the coding sequence ATGGTAAGGCAACAAGAATTAGTACTGAAGGGATACAGCCGTGGGTTTCATCTTATCACACCGCTTATCGAGCAGGAACTGGAAAGCCAGCCCGAAACGGGCTTGTTGAATATCCTTTTAAAGCACACTTCGGCTGGTATTTGCCTTAACGAGAATGCCGATCCATCGGTTCGAGCCGATTTTAGAAGTTTTTTCGACCGCCTTGTACCCGAGAATCAAGGCTATATTACCCATACGCTTGAGGGTAGCGATGATATGCCTGCACACTTGAAATCAGCACTGGTTGGGGCTTCATTGTCTATACCTATTACAAAAGGCCGGTTGAACCTTGGCACCTGGCAGGGTATCTATTTCTGCGAGTTCAGGAACAGCGGTGGCCCACGAAATCTTGTACTAACGATTATTCATTAA
- a CDS encoding TonB-dependent receptor has translation MIHIRYIGFLLFFACFGVSFVHGQSARISGKVTNSAGEPMLGATLIISQTNFGTISKDDGSFLIENLPTGNFTLQCTFLGYKSIIDSIMLEAGKTLIIDLILQEETSELESVTVTGIQQRENTLMRINMKSIDQIPNTSGNIETVIKTMSGVVSGNEMSSQYSVRGGSFDENLVYVNDVEIYRPLLVQSAMQEGLSFVHPNMVGSLQFSAGAFAAEYGDKMASVLDVNYKRPTDFEGNVYASLLGGGIQLAGADKSKKLTVNAGIRYKTTNYLLNSLDIEGEYQPRFTDFQTLIQYNFSPKSSISFLGNYASNQFALQPISRSTDFGTLTQTLNFTVFYEGQEYDRFDSYQGALNYTYTPNSRLVLKLISSVFSTAEQVNYDIISEYWLNQISSGASNRDTVINIGTGASLEHARNKLKGNVSTLEHKGLYTFNNASLKWGLSMQQESFDNRLSEWRLIDSAGYSLPYSESELLLDYSYKAQHSIFSYRYKAFVQHTYEFYASLARIELNYGVRANYSTLNKEFLLSPRASIGLTPDWERKVHFYFATGIYSQPPLFKELTNYKGELFLDAKAQKSAHFVLGTDYHYQAWGRPFIFTSEVFYKNFYQLTPYKIENVQVKYLPEYRARGYAAGLDLRVNGEFVPGVESWFSLSLLQTREDTYQDSYQLSDGTINYPGYYRRPSDQFFTFSVFFQDYLPSNPNYKLHLLVNYGSGLPYSGPTPDRPSEYYMLSSYRRVDVGFSRNIKRQKQTQVGLHDIWIGIEILNLLDASNMASYDWVKTVENNEGRQDSFAVPNYLTGRRLNIKISSKL, from the coding sequence ATGATCCATATCAGATATATCGGCTTTCTGCTTTTTTTTGCATGTTTTGGTGTTTCGTTTGTCCATGGCCAATCAGCGCGCATTTCAGGCAAGGTAACCAACTCAGCCGGTGAACCAATGCTTGGAGCTACGCTTATAATTTCTCAAACAAATTTTGGTACAATAAGCAAAGACGATGGAAGCTTTCTGATTGAAAACCTTCCGACAGGAAACTTTACACTCCAATGTACCTTCCTTGGCTATAAAAGCATAATTGATAGCATAATGTTAGAAGCCGGAAAAACATTGATAATTGATTTAATACTTCAGGAAGAAACCAGCGAACTTGAAAGCGTTACGGTTACAGGTATTCAGCAGCGCGAGAACACGCTCATGCGCATCAACATGAAATCGATTGACCAGATTCCAAATACCAGCGGAAACATCGAAACCGTCATTAAAACTATGTCGGGGGTTGTATCGGGCAACGAAATGAGTTCGCAATATTCTGTTCGTGGAGGTAGTTTCGATGAAAACCTGGTGTATGTCAACGATGTTGAGATTTACAGGCCTCTGCTGGTGCAGAGTGCCATGCAGGAAGGACTTAGCTTTGTTCACCCGAATATGGTTGGTTCCCTGCAATTTTCGGCTGGTGCCTTCGCGGCAGAATATGGCGATAAAATGGCTTCGGTGCTGGATGTGAATTACAAACGACCTACCGATTTCGAAGGAAATGTATATGCCAGTTTACTTGGAGGAGGCATTCAACTGGCTGGGGCAGATAAATCGAAGAAATTAACTGTAAATGCAGGCATTCGTTACAAAACTACAAACTACCTGTTAAACTCGCTTGACATCGAAGGCGAATACCAACCACGATTTACCGATTTTCAGACCCTGATTCAATACAATTTCAGCCCTAAATCAAGTATTTCGTTCCTTGGAAATTATGCTTCCAATCAGTTCGCACTGCAACCGATAAGCCGCAGCACAGACTTTGGCACACTTACGCAAACCCTCAATTTTACAGTTTTCTACGAGGGTCAGGAATACGATCGTTTCGATAGTTACCAGGGCGCTTTGAATTACACCTATACGCCTAATTCGCGACTTGTTCTCAAGTTAATTTCTTCCGTATTCAGTACGGCCGAGCAGGTAAATTATGATATAATTTCGGAGTATTGGCTGAACCAGATCTCTTCCGGTGCTTCGAATCGTGATACGGTTATCAATATCGGCACAGGAGCTAGCCTGGAACATGCCCGCAATAAGTTGAAAGGAAATGTGTCCACCCTTGAGCACAAGGGTCTCTATACTTTCAACAATGCTTCTCTTAAATGGGGATTGAGCATGCAGCAAGAGTCTTTCGATAACCGTTTAAGCGAATGGAGGCTGATCGACTCGGCAGGCTATTCCCTACCCTATTCCGAATCTGAGTTACTACTGGATTATTCTTATAAGGCCCAGCATTCTATATTTTCTTATCGGTATAAAGCTTTTGTACAGCATACTTATGAGTTTTATGCTTCTCTGGCGCGCATTGAGCTGAACTATGGAGTGAGGGCAAACTATTCGACCCTTAACAAGGAGTTTTTGCTTTCGCCCCGGGCATCCATTGGCCTTACACCCGATTGGGAGCGAAAGGTGCATTTTTACTTTGCCACAGGCATTTATTCACAACCTCCACTTTTTAAAGAGCTTACCAATTACAAAGGAGAGCTTTTTCTCGATGCCAAAGCCCAAAAATCGGCACATTTTGTACTTGGAACCGATTATCACTACCAGGCCTGGGGAAGACCTTTTATTTTTACAAGTGAGGTTTTTTATAAAAACTTCTACCAGCTAACACCATATAAGATAGAAAACGTGCAGGTAAAGTATTTGCCGGAATATCGGGCCAGAGGCTATGCTGCCGGCCTCGATTTAAGGGTGAATGGCGAATTTGTACCCGGAGTCGAATCCTGGTTTAGTTTATCATTGCTCCAAACCCGCGAAGATACTTACCAGGACTCTTACCAATTATCGGATGGTACGATCAACTACCCTGGTTATTACCGACGGCCATCGGATCAGTTTTTTACATTCTCGGTATTTTTTCAGGATTATCTGCCCTCGAACCCAAACTATAAATTGCATTTGCTTGTAAATTATGGTTCAGGACTTCCCTATTCAGGGCCCACACCCGACAGACCTTCGGAATATTACATGTTAAGCTCCTACCGGAGAGTGGATGTTGGATTTTCGCGCAACATAAAACGTCAGAAACAAACCCAAGTGGGATTGCATGACATCTGGATTGGTATAGAAATATTGAATCTGTTGGATGCCTCTAATATGGCTTCTTATGATTGGGTAAAGACAGTAGAAAACAACGAAGGAAGACAGGACAGCTTTGCAGTGCCCAACTACCTGACCGGCAGACGGCTTAACATAAAGATTTCGTCGAAATTGTAA
- a CDS encoding carboxypeptidase-like regulatory domain-containing protein, whose translation MHTKLVISLLLIFSCKLMAQEKKLIQFTGRVFNEFVQPLPFTDIAIVNKKRGAITDREGKFTFVVEPFDTIRFTSIGYKKAFVIIPDTLSKKFYTRDVLLEADTFMIAEVEIYPWKDYNEFKEAILNLQLPEDDMDRAQRNIAMIKAQIKLEQDPSGSANYRHVMQQNMNGSLTRGTYPTYQIFNIMAWSKFFEALKNGDFKQNKE comes from the coding sequence ATGCATACAAAACTTGTTATATCCCTTCTGTTGATTTTTTCTTGCAAGCTGATGGCTCAGGAGAAAAAACTCATTCAGTTTACCGGAAGGGTCTTTAACGAATTTGTTCAACCTCTTCCATTTACCGATATTGCCATCGTGAACAAGAAAAGAGGTGCCATTACCGATCGTGAAGGAAAATTCACCTTTGTGGTTGAACCCTTTGACACCATAAGGTTTACATCGATAGGTTACAAAAAGGCCTTTGTAATTATTCCCGACACTTTATCGAAGAAATTCTATACCCGTGATGTTTTGCTCGAAGCCGATACTTTTATGATTGCCGAGGTTGAAATTTACCCCTGGAAAGATTATAACGAGTTCAAAGAAGCTATTCTTAACCTTCAGCTACCGGAAGATGATATGGATAGAGCCCAAAGAAACATTGCCATGATAAAAGCACAGATTAAGCTTGAACAAGACCCTTCAGGTTCGGCCAATTACCGCCATGTAATGCAACAAAACATGAATGGTTCGCTGACACGAGGCACCTATCCTACTTACCAGATATTTAATATCATGGCCTGGAGCAAGTTTTTCGAGGCACTAAAAAATGGCGATTTCAAGCAAAACAAGGAATAG
- a CDS encoding DUF2721 domain-containing protein, whose translation MAEVQLTLATPALLFSAISLLLLAYTNRFLALASLVRSLYAQYQANPNSIIFGQIKNLKKRLNLIRNMQFYGITSLLLCVVCMFMIYVQWQAFAEVIFGIALVLLILSLALSVREIQISVKALNIQLQDLE comes from the coding sequence ATGGCAGAAGTCCAGCTTACACTTGCTACACCCGCCCTTCTTTTTTCTGCTATTTCTCTATTACTTCTGGCTTATACCAACAGGTTTCTGGCACTTGCCAGCCTGGTAAGAAGTCTTTATGCCCAGTACCAGGCAAACCCTAACTCAATCATCTTCGGACAAATAAAAAATCTGAAAAAAAGGTTAAACCTGATTCGCAACATGCAGTTTTATGGCATTACAAGCCTTCTACTTTGCGTGGTGTGCATGTTTATGATTTATGTGCAGTGGCAGGCATTTGCAGAAGTAATATTTGGCATTGCCCTTGTGCTACTGATTCTTTCCCTGGCTTTGTCGGTGCGCGAGATACAAATATCAGTAAAGGCACTCAACATCCAGCTGCAGGATTTGGAGTAG